The following are encoded together in the Brassica napus cultivar Da-Ae chromosome A9, Da-Ae, whole genome shotgun sequence genome:
- the LOC106428883 gene encoding cytochrome c1 1, heme protein, mitochondrial, translated as MVGGGVIQQILRRKLHSPSLATPVRSWLSSKTAHVDAGSSGVRAFALLGAGVTGLLSFSTVASADEAEHGLACPDYPWPHDGILSSYDHASIRRGHQVYQQVCASCHSMSLISYRDLVGVAYTEEEAKAMAAEIEVVDGPNDEGEMFTRPGKLSDRLPQPYANESAARFANGGAYPPDLSLITKARHNGQNYVFALLTGYRDPPAGISIREGLHYNPYFPGGAIAMPKMLNDEAVEYEDGVPATEAQMGKDVVSFLSWAAEPEMEERKLMGFKWIFLLSLALLQAAYYRRLKWSVLKSRKLVLDVVN; from the exons ATGGTTGGAGGAGGAGTTATCCAGCAGATTCTCAGGAGGAAGCTTCACTCCCCATCACTC GCAACTCCTGTCCGGTCGTGGCTTTCTTCGAAGACTGCTCATGTGGATGCTGGGTCTTCTGGTGTAAGAGCATTTGCCCTCTTGGGTGCTGGTGTTACAGGGCTGTTGAGTTTTTCTACAGTTGCATCTGCTGATGAGGCTGAACACGGGTTGGCTTGTCCAGACTACCCTTGGCCTCATGATGGCATTCTCAGCTCATATGACCACGCTTC GATCCGTCGTGGGCATCAAGTTTATCAGCAAGTCTGCGCGTCTTGCCATTCAATGTCTCTGATCTCATACCGAGATTTGGTTGGTGTAGCTTACACTGAGGAAGAGGCCAAGGCAATGGCAGCTGAAATCGAGGTGGTTGATGGACCTAATGATGAGGGTGAGATGTTCACCCGTCCTGGTAAACTCAGTGACCGCTTGCCTCAACCATATGCCAATGAGTCAGCTGCAAGGTTTGCTAATGGTGGAGCGTATCCTCCTGATCTAAGTCTTATCACTAAG GCACGTCACAACGGTCAAAACTACGTCTTTGCTCTCCTGACGGGTTACCGTGATCCTCCTGCTGGCATTTCA ATTAGAGAGGGGTTACACTACAATCCGTACTTCCCAGGGGGAGCAATTGCTATGCCGAAAATGCTCAATGATGAAGCTGTTGAGTATGAAGATGGTGTCCCCGCCACAGAGGCACAG ATGGGTAAAGATGTTGTGTCATTCTTGTCCTGGGCAGCTGAGCCAGAAATGGAAGAGAGGAAGTTG ATGGGTTTCAAATGGATATTCCTACTATCTCTCGCTCTGCTCCAAGCAGCGTACTACAGGCGACTGAAATGGTCGGTCCTCAAGTCCCGCAAGCTGGTTCTCGACGTGGTGAACTAA
- the LOC106428839 gene encoding uncharacterized protein LOC106428839 codes for MASLQSSGMLTKEQMVYLFDRFDYLTSQSDVKKRISDAVEDKQEAVAVTTAIQEEIFLEMGIDPGFGIGCLGKLNSAFENDKELMIGFYKFLAKEEMACEEAELGPDGFEQKMEAQRQLHEQQLEMLKYMRKFPLDDQSAILKKLQKQLENADFEPGASLLSGEQLEEAGRRRVSPVFGSR; via the exons ATGGCGTCGCTGCAAAGCTCAGGGATGTTGACGAAAGAGCAGATGGTTTATCTCTTTGATCGATTCGATTACTTGACCTCGCAATCTG ATGTGAAGAAAAGAATCTCCGACGCCGTTGAGGACAAACAG GAAGCTGTAGCGGTTACAACTGCAATTCAAGAAGAGATATTCTTGGAGATGGGAATTG ACCCAGGATTTGGTATTGGATGCTTGGGAAAGCTGAACTCTGCGTTTGAAAACGATAAAGAGTTGATGATTGGTTTCTATAAGTTTCTCGCTAA GGAGGAGATGGCGTGTGAAGAAGCTGAGCTTGGTCCAGATGGGTTTGAACAGAAGATGGAAGCTCAACGACAGTTACATGAACAG CAACTGGAGATGCTAAAGTATATGCGTAAGTTTCCACTTGACGACCAATCTGCAATCCTTAAAAAG CTCCAGAAGCAACTAGAGAATGCGGATTTCGAGCCTGGGGCATCCCTTTTGTCAGGAGAGCAATTGGAGGAAgctggaagaagaagagtgtcACCAGTTTTTGGAAGCAGATAA
- the LOC106428884 gene encoding 30S ribosomal protein S21, chloroplastic-like: MAASFSLSSLISFISPFKSQTKPTPPPNLTLPAPASSHRRRNDLAVDEPPPSNASISSELASVICPSLAYANTLFFSSSGYNVQVFVEDNESEERLVNRFRREVMRTGVIQECKRRRYFENKQDEKKRRTRDAAKRNKKRRPYAKFTQETREEAAAAATKSKKKDEEEDNWEMPDGDVPS; the protein is encoded by the exons ATGGCGGCTTCGTTCTCACTCTCGAGCCTCATCTCCTTCATCTCCCCATTCAAATCCCAGACCAAACCAACCCCGCCTCCAAATCTCACTCTCCCCGCTCCAGCATCCTCCCACAGACGGAGAAACGATCTCGCCGTGGACGAGCCTCCTCCTTCGAACGCCTCGATTTCCTCGGAGCTCGCGTCCGTGATATGCCCGTCGCTGGCGTACGCGAACACGCTCTTCTTCAGCAGCTCGGGGTACAACGTGCAGGTGTTCGTGGAGGACAACGAGTCGGAGGAGAGGCTGGTGAATCGGTTTAGGAGGGAGGTGATGAGGACGGGGGTTATACAGGAGTGCAAGAGGAGGAGGTACTTTGAGAATAAGCAGGACGAGAAGAAGCGGAGGACTCGTGATGCTGCTAAGCGTAACAAGAAAAG gCGTCCTTATGCAAAGTTTACTCAAGAGACTAGAGAAGAAGCAGCAGCGGCAGCGACCAAGAGTAAGAAGAAGGATGAAGAGGAAGATAACTGGGAGATGCCTGATGGAGATGTTCCTTCTTGA
- the LOC106428890 gene encoding transcription and mRNA export factor ENY2-like, translating to MKHSVNRPPTPDEDVRDSPERDELTLGEIINIKLVESGEKENLMELVRDRLVESGWKDEMRIACREHVKKKGRKDVTVDELIRVITPKGRASVPDAVKEELLDRIHNFIRSAAL from the exons AT GAAACACTCGGTGAATCGTCCTCCGACGCCTGACGAAGACGTGAGGGACTCTCCCGAGAGGGACGAGCTCACGCTTGGAGAAATCATCAACATCAAG TTGGTGGAGAGTGGAGAGAAGGAGAATCTGATGGAGCTCGTGAGAGATAGATTGGTGGAGTCTGGTTGGAAAGATGAGATGAGGATTGCTTGCAG GGAGCATGTAAAGAAGAAAGGGAGAAAAGATGTTACAGTCGATGAACTAATACGAGTCATCACTCCCAAAGGCAGAG CTTCAGTACCAGATGCTGTCAAGGAAGAGCTGTTGGACAGAATCCATAACTTCATTCGGTCAGCTGCTCTTTGA
- the LOC106439338 gene encoding uncharacterized protein LOC106439338 — protein MCARHVYGNVKKLHPNKPKFKKLFWAVANSFNEGDYKAALKELKAFDSQIYDDLMARDPRTCTRAFFSTISTCEDGLNNFSESYNSGLKKARSLPLVEMLETMRRQTMVRIEVRKKKLLKYRKKYSEKVAKTIIEEGEQRKWCKKRTPGPNGVSEVEENSVSHTVNMDRRTCSCRRWDLTGIPCRHALKVILDKKLNAEDFVADCYLTTLWKQQYSDSITPVEGMKFWKETPGSQIEPPPRPAEKGRKKNPKKRMKSIHESPTKGKKVSRHLKVIHCYRCGMAGHNSLHCKHAGVPNKPRKIYPRKKKQSSQGESMSFDQRDAPGPSQPTQTSNLND, from the coding sequence ATGTGTGCTAGACACGTATACGGAAACGTTAAGAAGCTACATCCCAACAAGCCTAAGTTTAAAAAACTGTTTTGGGCAGTGGCAAATAGCTTCAACGAAGGTGATTATAAAGCGGCACTTAAAGAGCTTAAAGCATTCGACTCTCAGATATATGATGACTTGATGGCGAGAGATCCTAGAACCTGCACTCGGGCATTCTTCAGCACCATTTCTACTTGCGAAGATGGACTCAACAATTTTTCAGAGTCATACAATAGCGGTCTGAAGAAAGCTCGTTCTCTGCCTTTAGTGGAAATGCTTGAGACCATGAGAAGACAAACAATGGTTAGAATTGaggtgaggaagaagaaattgTTGAAGTATAGGAAGAAGTATAGCGAAAAGGTTGCAAAGACCATCATTGAAGAGGGGGAACAACGGAAATGGTGTAAGAAAAGGACACCTGGTCCGAATGGTGTCTCAGAAGTAGAAGAGAATAGCGTTTCCCACACTGTCAATATGGACAGGCGAACATGTAGCTGCAGAAGATGGGACCTCACCGGAATTCCTTGTCGTCATGCTTTGAAGGTGATTTTAGATAAAAAGCTTAATGCCGAAGATTTTGTGGCGGATTGTTACTTGACGACTTTGTGGAAGCAGCAATATAGTGATTCAATCACTCCGGTGGAAGGAATGAAGTTTTGGAAGGAAACTCCTGGTTCTCAGATTGAGCCACCACCAAGACCTGCTGAGAAAGGACGGAAGAAGAATCCAAAGAAGAGGATGAAGTCGATTCATGAGTCGCCTACTAAAGGCAAGAAAGTGTCTAGACACTTGAAGGTGATTCATTGTTATCGATGTGGTATGGCTGGGCATAACTCTCTACATTGTAAGCATGCTGGAGTCCCTAACAAGCCAAGAAAGATTTATCCAAGGAAGAAGAAACAGTCCTCACAAGGAGAGTCAATGTCATTCGATCAACGTGATGCTCCGGGACCAAGTCAGCCAACGCAAACATCCAACTTGAATGACTAA
- the LOC106428888 gene encoding B2 protein isoform X1 codes for MESFWQLGDELRGQSRASEDHKWSTVATKLAEQTRMKGERTNNLDLSKSYSEFRPSDKFSFQENNNLNFNMNLMQGNVYNNMNGFKSGGNMKVNKYIGNVVANKEMSNDSVVDKRFKTLPASETLPRNEVLGGYIFVCNNDTMQDDLKRHLFGLPPRYRDSVRAITPGLPLFLYNYTTHQLHGIFEATTFGGTNIDATAWEDKKCKGESRFPAQVRIRVRKICKALEEDSFRPVLHHYDGPKFRLELTVPEVTLDLLDLCEQAGSP; via the exons ATGGAGAGCTTCTGGCAACTGGGTGATGAGCTCCGAGGTCAGTCAAGAGCATCAGAGGATCACAAGTGGTCCACTGTTGCTACAAAGTTAGCTGAGCAGACTAGGATGAAAGGGGAGAGGACGAACAACCTTGATCTCTCCAAAAGCTACTCTGAGTTCAGACCAAGCGACAAGTTTAGTTTCCAGGAGAACAACAACCTCAACTTCAACATGAATCTGATGCAGGGCAATGTTTACAACAACATGAATGGATTTAAAAGTGGAGGCAACATGAAAGTTAACAAGTACATTGGCAATGTTGTTGCTAACAAAGAGATGAGCAATGATAGTGTTGTTGACAAGAGGTTTAAAACGCTGCCTGCATCAGAGACGCTTCCGAGGAATGAAGTTCTTGGCGGGTACATCTTTGTTTGCAACAATGATACCATGCAGGACGACTTGAAACGTCACCTATTTG GTTTACCTCCGAGATATAGGGACTCTGTAAGGGCTATAACACCTGGGTTGCCTCTGTTTCTTTACAATTACACTACTCACCAGTTGCATGGTATCTTCGAG gCAACAACTTTTGGAGGTACTAACATTGATGCCACTGCTTGGGAAGACAAAAAGTGCAAAGGAGAGTCTAGATTTCCAGCTCAG GTAAGGATCAGAGTGAGGAAAATATGCAAAGCCTTGGAAGAGGATTCTTTCAGGCCTGTTCTTCACCATTATGATGGTCCAAAGTTCCGCCTTGAGCTCACTGTTCCCGAGGTA ACATTggatctgctagatctctgtgAACAAGCTGGCTCTCCATAA
- the LOC106428888 gene encoding B2 protein isoform X2, giving the protein MESFWQLGDELRGQSRASEDHKWSTVATKLAEQTRMKGERTNNLDLSKSYSEFRPSDKFSFQENNNLNFNMNLMQGNVYNNMNGFKSGGNMKVNKYIGNVVANKEMSNDSVVDKRFKTLPASETLPRNEVLGGYIFVCNNDTMQDDLKRHLFGLPPRYRDSVRAITPGLPLFLYNYTTHQLHGIFEATTFGGTNIDATAWEDKKCKGESRFPAQVRIRVRKICKALEEDSFRPVLHHYDGPKFRLELTVPETLDLLDLCEQAGSP; this is encoded by the exons ATGGAGAGCTTCTGGCAACTGGGTGATGAGCTCCGAGGTCAGTCAAGAGCATCAGAGGATCACAAGTGGTCCACTGTTGCTACAAAGTTAGCTGAGCAGACTAGGATGAAAGGGGAGAGGACGAACAACCTTGATCTCTCCAAAAGCTACTCTGAGTTCAGACCAAGCGACAAGTTTAGTTTCCAGGAGAACAACAACCTCAACTTCAACATGAATCTGATGCAGGGCAATGTTTACAACAACATGAATGGATTTAAAAGTGGAGGCAACATGAAAGTTAACAAGTACATTGGCAATGTTGTTGCTAACAAAGAGATGAGCAATGATAGTGTTGTTGACAAGAGGTTTAAAACGCTGCCTGCATCAGAGACGCTTCCGAGGAATGAAGTTCTTGGCGGGTACATCTTTGTTTGCAACAATGATACCATGCAGGACGACTTGAAACGTCACCTATTTG GTTTACCTCCGAGATATAGGGACTCTGTAAGGGCTATAACACCTGGGTTGCCTCTGTTTCTTTACAATTACACTACTCACCAGTTGCATGGTATCTTCGAG gCAACAACTTTTGGAGGTACTAACATTGATGCCACTGCTTGGGAAGACAAAAAGTGCAAAGGAGAGTCTAGATTTCCAGCTCAG GTAAGGATCAGAGTGAGGAAAATATGCAAAGCCTTGGAAGAGGATTCTTTCAGGCCTGTTCTTCACCATTATGATGGTCCAAAGTTCCGCCTTGAGCTCACTGTTCCCGAG ACATTggatctgctagatctctgtgAACAAGCTGGCTCTCCATAA
- the LOC106428880 gene encoding probable methyltransferase At1g29790, with product MGSVSLKIGDGTARFRRTSVYSSAVNLLMLFSVVTTNLFALYAFSSHSQSSSHPLHHSNNISLVSQHLSLILREIDSSQRKLAQMEKQILGYESIDLSRPNIVPELKLFLHRHQLPLGKDSRTGITEMVSAVGHSCERSPDLLSQYMSYKVFDRCPDDWSLGQKLILRGCEPLPRRRCLAKTVAKQDLKPFPDSLWRPVSNKSVNWSGLGCKGFDCLKGKKIGSDCVGCFDLGTEKDRFVKVKGKNDFLVDDVLGLGNGKIRIGLDVSGGSGTFAARMAERNVTVITNALNNGGPFSEFIAARGVFPLFLSLDHRFPFHDNVFDLVHGSSGLDVEGKPEKMEFLMFDLDRVLKPGGLFWLDNFYCASDVKKKELTRLIERFGYKKLKWVIGEKADGQVNLSAVLQKPVRV from the coding sequence ATGGGATCTGTCTCTCTCAAGATCGGCGACGGAACCGCCAGATTCCGACGAACATCCGTCTACTCCTCCGCCGTAAACCTCCTCATGCTCTTCTCCGTCGTCACCACCAACCTCTTCGCCCTATACGCCTTCTCCTCCCACTCCCAATCCTCCTCCCACCCGCTCCACCACTCCAACAACATCTCCCTCGTCTCCCAGCACCTCTCCCTCATCCTCCGAGAGATCGACTCCTCCCAGCGAAAACTCGCTCAGATGGAGAAACAGATCCTCGGATACGAATCCATCGATCTATCCCGTCCCAACATCGTTCCCGAGCTCAAACTGTTCCTCCACCGCCACCAGCTCCCTCTCGGTAAAGACTCGAGAACCGGGATCACCGAGATGGTCTCCGCCGTGGGCCACTCCTGCGAGAGATCTCCGGATTTGCTGTCGCAGTACATGTCGTACAAAGTTTTTGACAGGTGTCCTGATGACTGGAGCCTCGGGCAGAAGCTGATCCTCCGCGGATGCGAGCCTCTGCCCAGGAGACGTTGCTTGGCGAAAACAGTCGCCAAGCAAGATCTCAAACCTTTTCCTGATTCTCTATGGAGGCCTGTGAGTAACAAGAGCGTTAACTGGAGCGGGCTTGGCTGCAAAGGCTTTGATTGTTTGAAAGGTAAGAAGATCGGATCGGATTGCGTCGGGTGCTTCGATCTAGGGACCGAGAAAGATCGGTTCGTGAAGGTTAAGGGGAAGAACGACTTCTTGGTCGACGATGTGTTGGGTTTAGGCAACGGGAAGATCCGGATCGGGTTAGATGTTAGTGGTGGGTCAGGGACTTTTGCAGCGAGAATGGCTGAGAGGAACGTGACTGTGATCACCAACGCGTTGAATAACGGCGGGCCGTTTAGCGAGTTTATAGCTGCGAGAGGGGTTTTCCCGTTGTTCTTGAGTTTAGACCATAGGTTCCCATTCCACGACAATGTGTTCGATCTTGTTCATGGTTCTAGCGGGTTGGATGTTGAAGGGAAACCCGAGAAGATGGAGTTCTTGATGTTTGATCTTGATCGGGTTTTGAAACCCGGTGGGTTGTTCTGGTTGGATAACTTCTACTGCGCTAGTgacgtgaagaagaaggagctgacGCGTTTGATTGAGAGGTTTGGGTATAAGAAGCTGAAGTGGGTTATTGGGGAGAAGGCTGATGGGCAAGTGAATCTCTCTGCTGTTCTGCAAAAGCCGGTGAGAGTTTGA
- the LOC125577971 gene encoding uncharacterized protein At4g04775-like, with product MSANLSRRRVEKERGFPSFCKKCGEAAKIFTSKTIKNPGRLFHGCPNGSEEDKNHLFKWTDESAVEEIEDMKSHLELQSQRCEDVTRSYDKKIEDLGDALAGFGKEMKEMKELVDGYEKDMKNLKKMVVCGVGMMVVYYYFAM from the exons ATGAGTGCGAATCTGAGTCGCCGTAGGGTTGAAAAAGAAAGAGGGTTTCCGAGTTTTTGTAAGAAGTGTGGAGAAGCTGCTAAGATTTTCACTTCTAAGACCATCAAAAACCCAGGAAGACTTTTCCATGGTTGTCCTAATGGGAGTGAAGAG GATAAGAATCATTTGTTTAAATGGACTGATGAATCTGCTGTAGAAGAAATTGAAGATATGAAGAGCCATTTGGAGCTTCAGTCTCAGAGATGTGAAGATGTAACAAGAAGctatgacaaaaaaattgaagattTGGGTGATGCTCTAGCTGGATTTGGGAAAGAGATGAAAGAGATGAAAGAGTTGGTTGATGGGTATGAGAAAGATATGAAgaacttgaagaagatggttgTTTGTGGAGTTGGAATGATGGTAGTGTATTACTATTTTGCTATGTAG